ACAGCAGCCTTAAGATCCTCGACCCCCTCCGCGTCAGAGTGCTGGAAGCGCGGCTGGACGAGATGGACGTTGAGATCGACGGTGTAGCGTACAAGGGGGTTAGGCCGAAGAGGCCCTTCCCCTTCTCCTACCCCGAGATCGTGATCCTGTACAGGGATAACGAGGAGCTGGGCATGCTGCGCGACTACCGCCGTCTCGACCCCAAGTCGAGGGAGCTGATGGAGCGGGTCCTCAAGGTCATCTACTTCATGCCGAAGGTCAAGAAGGTCCTCAGCATCCGGAGCGTAGAGGGGAAGTACGAGTGGAAAGTCGTCACCGACAAAGGCGAGGTAACATTCTACTCGTGGGGTCGGGCGGTGAGGGTCCTGAGGGATGGCCGGCTCCTGATACGGGACATCTACAACCGCGCGTACATCGTGGAGGAGCCCGAGAAGCTAGACAACAGGAGCAGGCTATTACTGAGCATGATGATCTGAGCGTTACTCTCTAAACTCCTTGGGCGGGATTGACTCGTGCTCTTCGAAGAGCTTGTAAAGCTGGCCAAGCTCCTCGAGTCTACGTCATCGAGGAACGAGAAGGTTGCTATGCTCGCCGCGGCTTTACGGGGCTTGGACCCCGCTGAGGCGGCGATCGTCGTGAGGCTCCTGACGGGCGAGATTTTCCCGGCCTACGCGGATTTGGAGCTCGGCGTGGGGTACAGTTTGCTCAGCGAGGCCGTTAGCAGCGTGAGGGGTGTCGTGCCGCTCGAGAGGCGGAAACTCACCGTGAGGGAGGTCTACGAGGCGCTGGAGAGAGTCGCTAGGATCAACGGAGAAGACTCGAGGCGGAGGAAGCTGCGCGTGCTCCAGTCGCTGCTCGTCGATATGGACCCGGAGGAGGTTGAGATGCTCGCGCGCTTCATCTTCGGGGAACCGAGGCTGGGCGCGAACGAGGGGCTCGTGCTGGAGGCGCTAGCGAGAGCCTGCGGGGCCAGCCCGGAGGCCGTGAGGAAGGCGTACATGTTCGCGGGCGACATAGGCGATCTAGCGGAGCTCCTCCTGAAGGGTGTGAGGCCGGAGCAGGTTGAGCTGCGCCTATTCCACCCCGTCCGCCCAATGCTGGCCGAAATGGCTAGGGACGTCCGCGAGGCGCTGAAGGAGTGCGGTGGGAGGGCGGTGGTCGAGTACAAGTACGACGGCGTCCGCCTCCAGGTGCACAAGCGCGGCCGGGAGGTTAAGCTCTACACTAGGAGGCTCACGGACGTGACCTCCAGCCTTCCAGACGTTGTGGAGCTCGTCCTGGAGCACGTGAGGGCCGGCGAGGCCGTCATCGACTGCGAAGCCGTGAGCTTCAGAGGGGGGAAGCCGCTGCGCTTCCAAGACCTTGTGAGGAGGATCAGGAGGAGGGAGGCCGTCGAGAGGATGGCCGAGGAGATGCCCTTCGAGATCAGGGCTTTCGAC
The nucleotide sequence above comes from Thermofilaceae archaeon. Encoded proteins:
- a CDS encoding ATP-dependent DNA ligase; its protein translation is MLFEELVKLAKLLESTSSRNEKVAMLAAALRGLDPAEAAIVVRLLTGEIFPAYADLELGVGYSLLSEAVSSVRGVVPLERRKLTVREVYEALERVARINGEDSRRRKLRVLQSLLVDMDPEEVEMLARFIFGEPRLGANEGLVLEALARACGASPEAVRKAYMFAGDIGDLAELLLKGVRPEQVELRLFHPVRPMLAEMARDVREALKECGGRAVVEYKYDGVRLQVHKRGREVKLYTRRLTDVTSSLPDVVELVLEHVRAGEAVIDCEAVSFRGGKPLRFQDLVRRIRRREAVERMAEEMPFEIRAFDILYLDGRVLVDLPYAERWKLLESVADPEVLIERIVTSDVQEAEAFYRESLERGNEGVMVKRLDGPYTPGARGKYWFKVKPAETLDLVIVGAEWGHGRRTGWLSDYYLAALDPSTGEFLIVGKTFKGLTDAEFEEMTRKLLELKVKEEPWRVWVKPAIVAEVAFSEVQRSPKYKSGYALRFARIVRLRPDKSPYEASTIEDVKRAYEEQFRTKSKVGA
- a CDS encoding DUF1854 domain-containing protein, translated to MSRLSSHSSLKILDPLRVRVLEARLDEMDVEIDGVAYKGVRPKRPFPFSYPEIVILYRDNEELGMLRDYRRLDPKSRELMERVLKVIYFMPKVKKVLSIRSVEGKYEWKVVTDKGEVTFYSWGRAVRVLRDGRLLIRDIYNRAYIVEEPEKLDNRSRLLLSMMI